GGGCCCGCGGCGCTTCGCGCCGAAGCTCGCGGCCCGATGGAGCGTCGGGGTCGTGAGCTTCGCCTGGAGCAATTTCCTGACGGTCGGCCCCCTCGCCGGCCCCGCCCTGCGTCTCTGGCTCTACCGGCCGATGAACGTCGACGGCGCCCGCGCGCGGTCGGCGCTGGCGATCATCCTCCTGAGCTTTTCCCTGGTGCTCCTGGCCCTCTCCGCCGCGGTCAGCGTCCCCCTCCCCTCCGCATACGACACGCCCATCGCCCGCGCGGCCCTCGCGGTCCCCGCGCTCGGGCTCGCCGCTGGGGCGCTCGCCGGGGCGAGGAAGATCAAGATCGTCCCCGAGGCCATCCGCCGATGGGACGGAAGCCCCCTCGCGATGACGATCGTCGCCGCCGTCGACTGGCTCCTCGCGTGGCTCGTCTTTCACCTGACGATGACGGGGATGCTCCGCGACGTGGACGTGAAGGAATCGCTCTCGGCCTTCTTCCTCGGGCAGCTCATCGGCCTTGTGACGTTCATCCCCGGCGGCCTCGGCTCGGCCGACTTGTACTGGACCGTCTCCCTGACCGCGGCGAGCGGGTCGCGGGATCACGTCGTCGCGGCGCTGATCCTCTACCGCGTCCTCTTCTACGTCATCCCGTGGGCCATCGCGACGCTCGTCCTCGTCGGGCGCCTCGTGCGGACCGGCAAGCGCACCGGGGCCTTCATCCGGACCGCCATGGCCTCGTACACGTTTCTCTGCGGGGCGGTGCTCCTGGCCAGCGCGGCCACCCCGGCGCTGGCCGCCCGCGCGCACCTCCTCACCAAGAGCGTCCCGCTCGCACTCATCGACATCTCGTACGGCCTGTCGATCGTCCTCGGATTCCTGCTCCTCGTGATCTCGCGCGGCCTGGCCCGCGGCTACCGATCCAGCCACAAGCTCGCGCTGGCGCTCTTCCTCGCCGGAAGCTTCACGACGTTCCTGAAAGGGCTGGACTTCGAGGAGGCGCTCTTCTCGCTCTCCGCCGCCGCCTTCCTGCTCATCTTCCAGCAGTCGTTCGTGAAGACGGGACGGCTGCGCCCGCCGGTGGAGTTCATCGTCTCGGTGGGCCTCTTCGCCGTCGTCTTCTTCGGCGCGATCGGGTACGGCTCGCTCTCCGACCTGCCGAACTCGGCGCCGCCGCTCCGGCGCCTCGAGTACCTCCCCTACGAGCACCGGTTCCTCAAGGGGCTCTTCGTCCTCTCCTCGATCGCGGCGATCGTCACGCTTCACTTCACGCTGAGGGCGCGCCCGCACGATCGGATGCCGGCCGATCCGGAGATCGACGAGGCGCTGCGCCGCGCGAGGAGCTACGGGCGCGGCACCAACCCCCTGATGGTCGCCGGGGGGGACAAGGCGATCTTCTCCGCGCCGGCGGCGGGAGGCGACGGCGGCGAGGGGGAGGGATTCATCGCCTACCGCACCTCGGGGAAGTTCGTCGTCGGCTACTCCGACCCCGTCTGCCCGCCGGGGAAGGAGCGCGAGATCCTCTCCGCGTTCCTGGATCACGCGTCGGCCTCCGATCGCGACGCGATCCTCTATCAGATATCCGCCGCGTTCCTTCCCGTGGCCCACGACTTCGGCTTCAGCTTCTTCAAGCTCGGCGAGGAGGCGATCGTCGACCTTCACCGGTTCGATCTGAAAGGAAACAAGGCGAAGACGTGGCGCAGCGCCGTCAACGGCGCCGAGAGGGCGGGGGCGCGGTTCGAGATCCTCGAGGGAGAGGCGCTGCTGAAGGTGATGCCCGAGCTGCGCGAGGTCTCCGACGACTGGCTCGCGCACAAGCACATCGTCGAGAAGCGGTTCTCGGTCGGGCGGTTCGACGCGCAGTACCTCCGCCGGTTCCCGTGCGCGGTCGTCCGGAACGCCGCGGGCCGGATCGAGGCGTTCGCGAACATCCTCGAGGGTCCCGCAGGGGGAGAGATCTCCGTGGACCTGATGCGCTACCGCGCCCAGGAGGAGGCGGGCGCCGACGCGCTGCCCAACGTGATGGACTACCTTTTCATCCGGCTCATCCTCCTCGGCAAGGAGCGCGGCTACTCCCGCTTCAACCTCGGGATGGCGCCTCTCGCCGCCGTGGGCGAGGAGCGGTGGGCCCGGCCGTTCGAGAGGCTGGCCCATTTCTTCTTCCGCCACGGAGAGCACTGGTACAACTACCAGGGGCTGAGGCGCTACAAGGAAAAATTCGATCCGGTGTGGGAGCCCCGCTACATGGCCTACCCCCGCCCGTGGGACTGGCCGCTCGCCACGACCAGCACCGCGGTCCTCATCGCAGGGGGCTGGCGAGCGCTTCTCTTTCCCCGAGGTGACAGCGAATGAAGACGACCTGGGCCGCCCTGGCGGTGCTCGTGGCAACGAGCGCCCAGCCGGCGGCGGCGACGAAATCAACGAAGGCCGTCCCGGCCTCCCACTCGACCACGGAAGAGGCGGCGAAGGCCGGCTCCAAGCAGGCTCAGGCCAACGCGGCCGCGGGGTTCGTCGAGGAGTCCATGACGCTTCCGATCTTCGGAAAGACGACCATCTACCGGCCCGAGCCGCTGACGAGAACGCGCGGCGTCATCCTCTTCATCTCCGGCGACGGCGGGTG
The sequence above is a segment of the Acidobacteriota bacterium genome. Coding sequences within it:
- the mprF gene encoding bifunctional lysylphosphatidylglycerol flippase/synthetase MprF translates to MSGPAIEERPEIRDAADPGEPASDGTGSQRFFLAAFLTRLAPFWPWVILGGLSWLGWQELRDIDLATVRSLVRDTDPNLLVVILGVTAINLALCGLYDVVALGPRRFAPKLAARWSVGVVSFAWSNFLTVGPLAGPALRLWLYRPMNVDGARARSALAIILLSFSLVLLALSAAVSVPLPSAYDTPIARAALAVPALGLAAGALAGARKIKIVPEAIRRWDGSPLAMTIVAAVDWLLAWLVFHLTMTGMLRDVDVKESLSAFFLGQLIGLVTFIPGGLGSADLYWTVSLTAASGSRDHVVAALILYRVLFYVIPWAIATLVLVGRLVRTGKRTGAFIRTAMASYTFLCGAVLLASAATPALAARAHLLTKSVPLALIDISYGLSIVLGFLLLVISRGLARGYRSSHKLALALFLAGSFTTFLKGLDFEEALFSLSAAAFLLIFQQSFVKTGRLRPPVEFIVSVGLFAVVFFGAIGYGSLSDLPNSAPPLRRLEYLPYEHRFLKGLFVLSSIAAIVTLHFTLRARPHDRMPADPEIDEALRRARSYGRGTNPLMVAGGDKAIFSAPAAGGDGGEGEGFIAYRTSGKFVVGYSDPVCPPGKEREILSAFLDHASASDRDAILYQISAAFLPVAHDFGFSFFKLGEEAIVDLHRFDLKGNKAKTWRSAVNGAERAGARFEILEGEALLKVMPELREVSDDWLAHKHIVEKRFSVGRFDAQYLRRFPCAVVRNAAGRIEAFANILEGPAGGEISVDLMRYRAQEEAGADALPNVMDYLFIRLILLGKERGYSRFNLGMAPLAAVGEERWARPFERLAHFFFRHGEHWYNYQGLRRYKEKFDPVWEPRYMAYPRPWDWPLATTSTAVLIAGGWRALLFPRGDSE